One Mytilus trossulus isolate FHL-02 chromosome 5, PNRI_Mtr1.1.1.hap1, whole genome shotgun sequence DNA segment encodes these proteins:
- the LOC134719378 gene encoding uncharacterized protein LOC134719378 isoform X1 gives MGVLTILLVAVVGTVYGYGYGGSYGGGRGGGGGGDFVALGGGGGGGGGGLLLGGGGGAGGLIGGGGGAGGLIGGGGAAEGLIGGGGGYGGWVGGAGRWWCTCRPGLCRKGELTLDKKCRLSPLFPWQWNTCCQWFPWWVTSRNYGVGIGGGIGGGIGGGIGGGIVGGIGGGVVVGGGIGGGLGGGLGGGLGGGLGGGVGGGLGGGLGGGYGVGYGGGKKSY, from the exons ATGGGAGTTTTAACTATACTGTTAGTAGCTGTTGTTGGAACTGTCTACGGATATGGGTATGGAGGCAGCTATGGCGGTGGTAGAGGTGGAGGTGGAGGTGGAGATTTCGTTGCTCTAGGCGGAGGCGGCGGTGGCGGAGGAGGAGGATTACTTCTAGGTGGAGGCGGTGGTGCTGGCGGTCTTATAGGAGGAGGAGGCGGTGCTGGTGGCCTCATTGGAGGCGGAGGTGCTGCTGAAGGTTTAATCGGAGGTGGCGGCGGATATGGAGGTTGGGTTGGAGGAG CTGGTAGATGGTGGTGTACCTGCCGCCCAGGTCTTTGCCGTAAAGGGGAGCTTACTTTGGACAAAAAATGCAGACTTTCACcactgtttccatggcaatggAATACATGTTGTCAGTGGTTCCCATGGTGGGTAACCAGCCGTAACTACGGTGTTGGCATCGGAGGTGGTATTGGTGGTGGCATCGGTGGTGGAATTGGCGGTGGAATCGTCGGCGGGATCGGCGGAGGAGTTGTTGTAGGAGGTGGAATTGGAGGTGGATTAGGAGGAGGACTAGGCGGTGGATTAGGCGGAGGATTAGGTGGTGGAGTAGGAGGTGGATTAGGTGGTGGATTAGGCGGAGGATATGGTGTCGGATATGGTGGAGGAAAAAAGTCATATTAA
- the LOC134719377 gene encoding uncharacterized protein LOC134719377 has product MGVLTILLVAVVGTVYGYGYGGGRGGGGGGDIDYVALGGGGGGGGGVLGGGGVVGGIIGGGGGGGGAGGLIGGGLIGGGGGYGGWVGGAGRWWCTCRPGLCRKGELTLDKKCRLSPLFPWQWNTCCQWFPWWVTSRSYGVGIGGGIGGGIGGGIGGGIGGGIGGGVVVGGGIGGIGGGGLGGGLGGGLGGGLGGGLGGGLGGGYGVGYGGGKKSY; this is encoded by the exons ATGGGAGTTTTAACTATACTGTTAGTAGCTGTTGTTGGAACTGTCTACGGATATGGCTATGGTGGTGGTAGAGGCGGCGGCGGAGGTGGAGATATAGATTACGTTGCCCTAGGAGGAGGCGGCGGAGGCGGGGGAGGTGTTCTGGGCGGCGGAGGTGTAGTTGGAGGTATCATTGGAGGTGGCGGAGGAGGAGGTGGTGCTGGTGGCCTCATCGGAGGAGGTTTAATCGGAGGTGGAGGCGGATATGGAGGTTGGGTCGGAGGAG CTGGTAGATGGTGGTGTACCTGCCGTCCAGGTCTTTGCCGTAAAGGGGAGCTTACTTTGGACAAAAAATGCAGACTTTCACcattgtttccatggcaatggAATACATGTTGTCAATGGTTCCCATGGTGGGTAACCAGCCGTAGCTACGGTGTTGGCATCGGAGGTGGTATTGGTGGTGGCATCGGTGGTGGAATTGGCGGTGGAATTGGCGGCGGGATCGGTGGAGGAGTTGTTGTAGGAGGTGGAATAGGAGGAATAGGAGGTGGTGGATTAGGAGGTGGATTAGGCGGAGGATTAGGTGGTGGATTAGGAGGTGGATTAGGTGGTGGATTAGGCGGAGGATATGGTGTCGGATATGGTGGAGGAAAAAAGTCATATTAA